The stretch of DNA AACTTGTCGCAATCGTACCCGCGATGCATTGCGTACGATTCCGCCGCGATCTGGATAGGCACGATGTCCGTTAAGAACTGCCAATCCGCGGAAATCGCCGGCAAATCGATCCAAAGATCGCGCGGATCGCGCGTCACACCCTGTCCGATGACCATCAACGCGCAATGCCGTTTCCTCAGGTCGTCGACGAGCCGCAGGTCCTGCCCGCGCGAACGCACCGGATCGATCCACAGCGCGAACCGCGCCTCCCCCGCCGCGAGGATTTCCTGCGGTCCGTGACGAAAGGTGCTCGTCGTCATCGACGTCGACGCCGCCTTCGCCACTTCCAGCCACAGCAGGCGTGCTTCGTAGCTGCTCGCCATGCTGCACCCCCGCGCAAGGAAAAATGTCGGCCCCTCCGCCTCGAGCCAACCCGACTTCCGAATCTCGCCACGCCACGCATCCACGCGCGCGTTCGTACTTTCGAACGCGCCGCCAAGCTGCTCGACAAGTGCATCGGTCAACGAATCGGTCGATTGCGCCGCAAGCAGTCCCCCCACCAGTCCCGGCGCCGTGTACGTCGCGATCGATGCCGCCGTGTCAAACGAGACGTTGCACAACAGCGTCACGTCGGCGCGCTGCGCCAGCGGACTTTCCGCCGCGTTCGTGATCGCGATCACTTTCGACTTCGCCTGCGCTGCCTTGCCGATCACGCTCACAACCTCGACGCTACGCCCGCTCCGCGACAGCACGATCAACGCAGTATCCGGCGGAATCGGGCACATAAACTCCAACTCCGCCGTTTCCACCAAATGTGCGGGAATACCAAACTGGTGAAAGATGTGCTGCACACCAATCCCGGCATGCCAACTCGCGCCGATGCCGGTGATGTATACGTGCCGCGCCTTCTTCACCAAAACCGCCGCCGCATCGAGCTGCGCGCGCCCCACGGCCGTCGTATGGTCCAAACATGTCCGAAGTTCGCCCATCTGGCGAACGATGTCTTGCCACAACTTGCTCACCGTCCGACCTTCTTTTCCGCAAGCATGCACAGCCCGTCCGACTCTATGCCCAACGGCCGATTGATCAGATTGTAGTAATTTTCCATCGCGTTCACCCACGTGATCTCGACGATTTCTTCCTCGGAGAAGTGCATCTTCAATTCCGCGAATGTCTCGTCCGAAACATTCTTTGTTTTCGTCACCTCTTCGACGTACGCCAACGCCGCGCGCTCGCGTTCCGTATACAATTCGCTCGTCGCATAATTCGGCAGCGCCCGCATTTTCTCGGGCGGCACATGCGCGAAGACCGAATGCGCCTGCGCGATGTCCACACAGAACCCGCACCCGTTGATCGACGCCACGTGCGTGTTGATCAATGCTACCAGTCCCTTGTCCAGCCGCAACCCGTTCTGCGCAAAATTCACGATCGCCCGCGACATTCCGAGCGATTTGGGCATCCGCGCGTACACGACCTTCAACGGCGTAATCACCCGCCCATACGCCCGCCGCGTCATCCAATACGCAAGGCGCAACATTAGCGTTTTCGGTTGTTCAATCGGTGCAAGTCGCATGACTATTTCACTCCGTTCACTTCTGACTGTCCGGCAGAATTAAGAAAGCAGCACGATTGCCCAATCGACAGACGATACGCCGGAATCCGCCCAACTTCCAAGCGCGGCGACATGCCCGCCTTTTCACGCCTCCGCAGCGCCTTCGTACGCCTCCCCGTGCCATATATGACGTCTAGAGCAAGCCAAGTTCGAGTGCACCGTCTGTTTCGTGCTCGTGAGTCGTCATTGTACTCGTACTCGAAACTCGAAAAGATCGAGTACGAAGACGAGGCAGGAGCACGAGCACGCCGTGCAGCCGGCCGCGAAACGCTCTGGTAGTCCCGCTTCATCCGCCCCGACAGCCAGGTCCACTTCGTCCATTAAGTCCAATGTGTCGGCTCGCTCTCCTTGGTCCTTTTGGTCATTCTGGTCCTTTGAGTCCCTTCGCACCTTCACACCTTGATCCGCCCTCCTTCCCCGGCGCACCATACCGCCCATGCCAGTCAGCACATCCGTTCACATCACGCACTGTCTTCGATACATCATCAACATGCGCCCCCGCTCGATTCTCGATATCGGCTGCGGCTTCGGCATGTGGGGCTTTCTCTCGCGTATGTACCTCGATGTCGCCGAGGAGCGCGTACAACCCGCCGACTGGAAACTCCGCGTGGATGGACTCGAACTCTTCGAACCCTACATCCAAACGCACCAGCGCGCGCTCTACTCGAACATTTTCATCGGGGATGTGCGCGAACTCGCGCCAAAGGTGGAGAATTACGAACTCATCATCGCCGGCGACGTCATCGAACACCTCGACAAGGACGACGGCGAGACTGTCATCGAACAACTCTACGACAAGGCAACCCGCGCGCTCTTGGTCAATATCCCGCTCGGCGAAGGCTGGGAACACCCCGAACGCCACGGCAACCCCGGCGAACTCCACCGCAGCCAGTGGTACATCGAGGATTTCCACCCCTACCCCAACATCGCCGAAACGTTCACGCTCCCTGCCGGGGCCTACGGCAGCTTCTTTTGCCCCAAAGACTGCCCTACGGACGAACGCGTGCTCGGTCTCCTAAGCCTCGCTGACCGCCGCAAGAACGAAGGCCGCATCGAGCGCGCGCTCAAGTATGCCCGCAAGGCCCGCTCCCTCGACCCCGCGCACCAGGAAACCGTTCTCTTCCTGGTCGACA from Candidatus Hydrogenedentota bacterium encodes:
- a CDS encoding tetratricopeptide repeat protein, coding for MPVSTSVHITHCLRYIINMRPRSILDIGCGFGMWGFLSRMYLDVAEERVQPADWKLRVDGLELFEPYIQTHQRALYSNIFIGDVRELAPKVENYELIIAGDVIEHLDKDDGETVIEQLYDKATRALLVNIPLGEGWEHPERHGNPGELHRSQWYIEDFHPYPNIAETFTLPAGAYGSFFCPKDCPTDERVLGLLSLADRRKNEGRIERALKYARKARSLDPAHQETVLFLVDTLLGNRQTNEAIDLLRAAITQSPGFHYAYIALARILRATNNTPEAQRIAQQLLALPNVAPDLHAQAELLLV
- a CDS encoding carboxymuconolactone decarboxylase family protein → MRLAPIEQPKTLMLRLAYWMTRRAYGRVITPLKVVYARMPKSLGMSRAIVNFAQNGLRLDKGLVALINTHVASINGCGFCVDIAQAHSVFAHVPPEKMRALPNYATSELYTERERAALAYVEEVTKTKNVSDETFAELKMHFSEEEIVEITWVNAMENYYNLINRPLGIESDGLCMLAEKKVGR
- a CDS encoding SIS domain-containing protein; translated protein: MSKLWQDIVRQMGELRTCLDHTTAVGRAQLDAAAVLVKKARHVYITGIGASWHAGIGVQHIFHQFGIPAHLVETAELEFMCPIPPDTALIVLSRSGRSVEVVSVIGKAAQAKSKVIAITNAAESPLAQRADVTLLCNVSFDTAASIATYTAPGLVGGLLAAQSTDSLTDALVEQLGGAFESTNARVDAWRGEIRKSGWLEAEGPTFFLARGCSMASSYEARLLWLEVAKAASTSMTTSTFRHGPQEILAAGEARFALWIDPVRSRGQDLRLVDDLRKRHCALMVIGQGVTRDPRDLWIDLPAISADWQFLTDIVPIQIAAESYAMHRGYDCDKFTISSYVVESDGGL